One genomic segment of Centropristis striata isolate RG_2023a ecotype Rhode Island chromosome 13, C.striata_1.0, whole genome shotgun sequence includes these proteins:
- the zgc:65811 gene encoding CD9 antigen isoform X1 has product MALDGCGLFCKYTLFIFNIIFAVVGFAFLGLGLWLRFSDGTRGIFEIEALNSTVFVTAVTVLIALGAVMLIVVIFGDYGACNEKRCSLQVFSVLLTILAMAEVVVGIMAYSNKDEVGRKIAEFYTSMYTLYGINGDPVIGATLTFIHTSLQCCGATGIVVVEVAKQTCPNQSFWTASCITTIVDVFNRKAPLVMGIFVGTGALLIIALICSSILSSKIRQLAASPQYIILTHSTSVLANPQPPQPEFLSTSYPYPDPNPVVFTPLSVANIPVAQP; this is encoded by the exons GTGGTGGGGTTTGCCTTTCTGGGTCTGGGCCTGTGGCTGAGGTTCAGCGACGGCACCAGAGGCATCTTTGAAATAGAAGCACTCAACTCCACTGTTTTTGTTACAG ctGTGACGGTACTGATAGCTCTTGGCGCAGTGATGCTGATCGTGGTGATATTTGGAGACTACGGTGCCTGCAATGAGAAAAGATGTTCTCTGCAAGTG TTCTCCGTCCTGCTGACTATTCTGGCGATGGCTGAAGTTGTCGTTGGAATTATGGCTTATTCCAATAAGGATGAA GTTGGACGAAAGATTGCAGAGTTCTACACCAGCATGTATACTCTGTATGGGATCAACGGAGACCCAGTCATTGGTGCCACTCTCACATTCATCCACACCAGC CTTCAGTGCTGTGGAGCGACCGGGatagtggtggtggaggtggctAAACAGACCTGTCCCAACCAATCGTTCTGGACTGCG AGCTGTATCACCACCATCGTAGACGTCTTTAACAGAAAAGCACCACTGGTGATGGGAATCTTTGTTGGAACTGGAGCTCTTTTG ATCATAGCTCTGATTTGCAGCTCCATCCTCAGTTCAAAGATCCGTCAGTTGGCCGCATCTCCTCAGTACATCATCCTGACTCACTCCACTTCTGTCCTGGCTAACCCTCAACCACCTCAGCCTGAATTTCTCTCCACTTCGTACCCATACCCAGACCCGAACCCGGTGGTCTTCACTCCTCTCTCTGTGGCCAACATCCCTGTAGCTCAGCCTTAG